From a region of the Candidatus Limnocylindrales bacterium genome:
- a CDS encoding DEAD/DEAH box helicase has translation MRFDQVLSRADDEVLEQLIGPPVVRLLNLLDPSLARPRRLRGLVTSFRPADELLRDPDARRELLDLLPPDIAETLAAVLGGHSPDAYAFLRNLRIPKGSHKERLIFDFFGVPPTPVDPIEQRPAIGESVCDYALFAHQRVAVRKAQLFLRSSPHRVLLHMPTGAGKTRTAMHLVANELRGREPCLTVWLAYSEELCDQAASEFEAAWKALGDRPIRIYRYWGTRSLSIPDVHDGFMVAGLGKTYATAKRDMDFIVRLADRASLVIIDEAHQAIAESYRLVLEVLVDRNPGSKLLGLTATPGRTWNDPDKDIELANFFHRNKVSLEVPGYPNPVDYLIDEGYLARPSFESLSYGGGPTLTTDDLAKLSESLDVPESVLEKLAEDDQRNLVIIAKVESLLAQHARVLVFAATVAHARLLATVLEARGKDAAAVTAATSANERHRLVTKFRSSTPTPMVLCNYGVLTTGFDAPRTSAAVIARPTKSLVLYSQMVGRATRGPKAGGNARATIITIVDTALPGFGRMSDAFMNWEDVW, from the coding sequence ATCTCCTCGACCCGTCTCTCGCGCGTCCTCGCCGTCTACGGGGCTTGGTGACGTCCTTTCGTCCCGCCGACGAACTTCTCCGCGACCCGGATGCCAGACGCGAGCTCCTCGACCTCCTGCCGCCCGACATCGCCGAGACACTGGCCGCGGTGCTCGGTGGTCATAGCCCTGACGCTTACGCATTCCTCCGAAATCTCCGTATTCCGAAAGGTTCGCATAAAGAACGTCTGATTTTTGACTTCTTCGGGGTCCCCCCTACGCCTGTCGATCCAATCGAACAACGCCCTGCGATCGGCGAATCCGTATGCGATTATGCGCTATTCGCTCACCAGCGTGTGGCAGTGCGCAAGGCTCAACTTTTTCTGCGAAGCAGTCCGCATCGCGTTTTGCTACACATGCCGACCGGCGCAGGGAAGACGCGTACTGCTATGCACCTCGTAGCTAATGAGCTACGAGGTCGCGAACCGTGTCTCACTGTGTGGTTGGCATACAGCGAGGAGCTCTGTGACCAAGCTGCATCCGAATTTGAGGCGGCATGGAAAGCGCTGGGGGACCGACCCATCCGTATCTACCGATACTGGGGCACCCGCTCGCTTTCTATTCCCGACGTCCACGATGGTTTTATGGTCGCGGGTCTTGGCAAGACCTACGCGACAGCCAAGCGGGATATGGATTTCATTGTTCGCCTCGCTGATCGCGCATCTCTGGTGATTATCGACGAGGCACACCAAGCGATCGCAGAGTCGTATCGTCTAGTTCTTGAAGTACTCGTAGACCGTAACCCCGGATCCAAATTGTTAGGCCTGACCGCTACTCCCGGTCGAACATGGAACGACCCAGACAAAGACATTGAGCTGGCAAATTTCTTTCACAGAAACAAGGTCTCGCTTGAGGTTCCCGGATACCCGAATCCGGTGGACTACTTGATTGATGAGGGGTACCTAGCGCGCCCATCTTTCGAATCGTTGAGCTACGGTGGCGGCCCAACGTTGACGACAGATGATCTCGCGAAATTGTCGGAATCGCTCGACGTACCTGAGTCGGTCTTAGAGAAGCTCGCGGAAGACGACCAGCGCAACCTCGTAATTATTGCAAAAGTAGAGTCGTTGCTTGCACAACACGCGCGTGTGTTGGTTTTTGCAGCAACTGTTGCACACGCACGTCTGTTAGCTACGGTCCTAGAGGCGCGCGGCAAAGACGCCGCCGCTGTCACTGCTGCCACGTCGGCCAACGAGCGTCATCGGTTGGTCACAAAATTTCGGAGTTCTACACCAACACCCATGGTCCTCTGCAACTATGGCGTGCTGACAACAGGTTTCGATGCACCCCGGACTAGTGCTGCAGTCATTGCACGGCCGACCAAGTCCCTTGTGCTGTACAGTCAGATGGTCGGCCGGGCGACGCGCGGTCCTAAGGCCGGTGGAAACGCGCGGGCTACAATCATTACGATAGTAGATACAGCTCTGCCCGGGTTCGGGCGTATGAGCGACGCATTCATGAATTGGGAGGATGTTTGGTGA